From the genome of Halalkalicoccus subterraneus, one region includes:
- a CDS encoding DUF4129 domain-containing protein: MVQKPSAVRSEAEWNKTLLVFAALLSIFTLGITASVLESVPTTSPYEVSTTASDGPALSPLAILLLLFDTLFGFLGIEIELSASAGGMISIGAILALTLDVLGSIGLPLLVVCGVGITILVVSRHLPHSPPTSVRSLLMNWPQSTKLSTYPNSTDDNWPPSEPKHDVFETWVAMTEQLEIEHPHSRTPREWAESAIDAGFDEDTIETLTDALRQIRYADSTTTIEISQDTELVLEQLEDDTE; the protein is encoded by the coding sequence ATGGTTCAAAAACCAAGCGCCGTCCGTAGCGAAGCGGAATGGAACAAGACTCTACTCGTCTTCGCTGCTCTCCTTTCTATTTTCACGCTTGGAATTACAGCGTCCGTTCTAGAATCTGTTCCCACTACATCTCCATATGAGGTCTCTACAACAGCTAGTGATGGTCCTGCACTCTCCCCGTTAGCCATCCTGTTATTGCTTTTCGATACACTCTTTGGTTTCTTGGGAATCGAGATCGAACTCTCTGCTTCTGCAGGAGGAATGATTTCCATCGGTGCCATACTCGCTCTTACCCTTGATGTCCTGGGTTCAATCGGTCTTCCACTTCTTGTGGTCTGTGGAGTGGGTATAACCATACTAGTTGTTAGTCGGCATCTCCCTCACTCACCACCTACCTCAGTTCGTTCATTACTGATGAATTGGCCTCAATCAACAAAGCTGTCTACGTATCCGAATTCAACAGACGACAACTGGCCTCCCAGTGAGCCGAAACACGATGTATTCGAAACCTGGGTCGCTATGACAGAACAACTCGAGATAGAGCATCCACACTCACGCACACCAAGAGAATGGGCCGAAAGCGCTATCGACGCTGGATTTGATGAAGACACCATAGAGACGTTAACGGACGCACTCAGGCAGATTCGTTATGCCGATTCGACTACGACTATTGAAATATCCCAAGATACAGAGCTCGTACTCGAACAACTTGAGGACGATACAGAGTGA
- a CDS encoding AAA family ATPase, translating into MDVNRASSDCETVLTEITTAIISDREFIETILTGIIGRGHVLLEDVPGTGKTLTARSVATALDLSFSRIQFTPDLLPADITGTHIFNKQDQTFDFNEGPIFANIVLADEINRAPPKTQAALLEAMEEGQVSVGGETHQLPQPFFVIATQNPVEQEGTFPLPEAQIDRFLVKTSIGYPDESGEIEMIHRRRDRMNRSPSVEPVIDAERITELRQVPETVHIDDDLIEYIVALARETRADDRVELGISPRGTQRLFEATRAHATLRGRDYTVPDDVKRVSQPVLAHRLVLTPDATVSNITKDHIIDSVLESIQVPILE; encoded by the coding sequence ATGGATGTTAATCGAGCGAGTTCGGACTGTGAAACAGTTCTCACTGAAATCACTACTGCGATTATTTCTGACCGCGAATTTATTGAAACAATCCTTACTGGTATTATTGGGCGGGGACACGTTCTTTTAGAAGACGTACCAGGCACCGGGAAGACGCTTACTGCACGCTCTGTTGCTACCGCTCTTGACCTCTCGTTTTCGCGGATTCAATTTACTCCGGATTTACTTCCTGCCGATATCACTGGAACACATATCTTCAACAAACAAGACCAAACGTTTGACTTCAATGAAGGCCCCATTTTCGCGAATATCGTCTTAGCTGATGAAATCAATCGCGCACCGCCAAAGACCCAAGCTGCTTTGTTGGAGGCAATGGAAGAAGGCCAAGTTTCCGTTGGTGGTGAAACTCACCAACTACCACAGCCGTTTTTTGTAATCGCAACTCAAAACCCCGTTGAACAGGAGGGCACGTTCCCACTCCCGGAAGCCCAAATCGATCGGTTTCTTGTTAAAACATCAATTGGATATCCAGATGAGTCCGGTGAAATTGAAATGATTCATCGACGGCGTGATCGGATGAACAGGAGTCCCTCTGTCGAGCCCGTTATTGACGCTGAGCGTATTACTGAATTGCGCCAAGTGCCAGAAACAGTTCACATTGATGATGATCTTATCGAGTACATTGTTGCACTCGCTCGAGAAACGCGTGCCGATGACCGTGTTGAACTCGGAATTTCACCACGTGGAACACAGCGGTTATTCGAAGCCACTCGAGCACATGCAACTCTTCGTGGCCGGGACTACACAGTGCCAGATGACGTCAAGCGAGTCTCCCAGCCGGTGCTCGCTCACCGACTCGTACTTACTCCGGATGCTACCGTCAGTAACATCACCAAAGACCACATAATTGATTCTGTTCTTGAATCAATCCAGGTACCGATCCTCGAATGA
- a CDS encoding oligopeptide/dipeptide ABC transporter ATP-binding protein — protein sequence MTDPAKSEPPLLEVENLETHYQITKGLLRREVGRVRAVDGVSFAIARGEAFGLVGESGSGKTTTALSVLGLEKPTSGEIRFDGNSITGLPMSDLQSFRRRAQLIVQDPNEAFSPRMSVGQAVAEPLALHGMGDGDRRRAIIEDLLERVGLSASDADLYPHEFSDGEKQRLSIARALVLNPDLIVADEPTSALDGRVRSDILALLDSVRNEFDISMLFISHDLDTIGRFCDRIGVMYLGKIVEKGNIDNVLESPAHPYTRLLLNSVPNLDPTDQDFPRPLTDTVPDPSNPPSGCRYHTRCSEIIPPDDIDLPHEQWRSIAAFKFALKTGELPEEIDVGKSSRGEIRAVFELPKTIPDDRMDRRVKAAIISLAHGERCDAYEQLNNITVNVCERAVPEDIEKDGRYIACHHYDPTVEGAAGRVLSQCDMTR from the coding sequence ATGACTGATCCCGCAAAATCCGAACCGCCACTGCTTGAAGTCGAGAACCTCGAAACTCATTATCAAATTACCAAGGGGTTGCTGCGTCGGGAGGTTGGTCGGGTTCGGGCTGTAGATGGCGTGAGCTTCGCCATCGCCCGTGGCGAGGCGTTTGGGCTCGTAGGAGAATCGGGCAGTGGAAAGACGACGACCGCTCTCTCCGTACTCGGACTTGAAAAGCCGACCAGCGGTGAGATTCGCTTCGACGGGAATAGTATAACCGGTCTCCCAATGAGCGATTTACAATCGTTTCGCCGGCGTGCTCAGCTCATCGTTCAGGATCCGAATGAAGCGTTCAGCCCACGGATGAGCGTCGGTCAAGCGGTCGCCGAACCGCTTGCACTCCACGGAATGGGCGATGGAGATCGTCGGCGGGCGATTATCGAAGACCTACTCGAACGTGTCGGGCTGTCAGCGAGCGACGCTGATCTCTACCCTCATGAGTTCTCTGACGGAGAAAAACAGCGCCTCTCTATTGCCCGAGCGCTCGTTCTCAACCCCGATTTGATCGTGGCCGACGAGCCAACGAGTGCACTCGATGGTCGGGTTCGATCTGATATTCTCGCACTGCTCGACTCAGTACGGAATGAATTCGATATTTCAATGCTGTTCATTAGCCACGACCTCGATACTATAGGTCGATTTTGTGATCGTATTGGAGTGATGTATCTTGGCAAGATAGTTGAAAAGGGCAATATCGATAATGTTCTTGAATCACCCGCACATCCTTATACCCGCCTGTTGCTCAATTCGGTTCCGAATCTCGATCCGACCGATCAGGATTTTCCCCGGCCATTAACCGATACAGTTCCAGATCCGTCTAATCCGCCATCCGGATGTCGGTACCACACCCGGTGTTCAGAAATAATCCCACCCGATGATATAGACCTGCCCCATGAGCAGTGGCGGTCAATTGCTGCATTCAAGTTTGCACTCAAAACGGGTGAACTGCCTGAAGAAATCGACGTGGGCAAGTCGTCGCGCGGCGAGATACGAGCGGTATTCGAGCTTCCCAAGACGATTCCTGATGATCGTATGGACCGTAGGGTCAAAGCGGCGATCATCTCTTTAGCTCATGGTGAGAGATGTGATGCATATGAACAGCTCAATAACATAACCGTGAACGTCTGTGAGAGAGCAGTACCCGAGGATATTGAAAAAGACGGACGATACATTGCATGTCATCACTACGATCCAACGGTTGAGGGCGCTGCGGGGCGCGTGCTTTCACAGTGCGACATGACGCGATAG
- a CDS encoding GNAT family N-acetyltransferase, with translation MAFLASDLLELVPLDPDNETHVEMYRQSRNDPEMRVTGAYGECLTREQAREGITRRQNTEAPSTLCAIRVEGDIVGWAGTILQDSRARVADVAYYILPEYWENGYASEATRLLVVFAFEELNARRIEASVQVDNPGSRRVLEKLGFQQEGTKREAYYKEGDYKDITLWGLLKTEFTT, from the coding sequence ATGGCCTTCCTCGCCAGTGACCTCCTTGAACTCGTTCCACTAGATCCTGACAACGAAACGCACGTCGAAATGTATCGTCAGTCTCGTAATGATCCCGAGATGCGTGTGACCGGCGCGTATGGTGAATGTCTCACCCGTGAGCAGGCACGAGAGGGAATTACTAGACGGCAGAACACTGAGGCTCCGAGCACGCTCTGTGCAATCCGGGTTGAGGGAGACATCGTCGGTTGGGCTGGGACAATTCTTCAAGATTCACGGGCTCGTGTTGCAGATGTTGCCTACTACATTCTCCCGGAGTATTGGGAAAATGGCTACGCGAGTGAAGCTACTCGGCTACTCGTTGTCTTCGCCTTCGAGGAGCTGAATGCCCGACGGATCGAAGCGAGTGTTCAAGTCGACAATCCTGGGAGTAGGCGTGTCCTCGAAAAACTCGGGTTCCAACAGGAGGGAACGAAACGTGAGGCCTACTACAAAGAGGGCGACTACAAGGATATTACACTCTGGGGGCTGCTCAAAACGGAATTTACGACATGA
- a CDS encoding ABC transporter permease has product MGFLLISGARVALYIVVFTAAFVVPLAAAVGIIAGLRGGLVDSLLMSYVDIQLSIPAIILYFLGYAYWNPSLLLLLATFGLLSWGGIARLVRSEVLQRREDGHVLVARSLGASRLYIAKRHILPNVTNTLVPAIFHLFAMLVLIEAGIAFLGFHDLELYSWGSTISESINAAVPGYVQSRADEPAYMIWWVSTLPALALTMTVFSFKLVGDCLRDALDPRQKG; this is encoded by the coding sequence ATGGGATTCCTGCTGATCTCCGGCGCGCGTGTCGCCCTCTACATCGTCGTCTTCACCGCCGCGTTCGTTGTTCCGTTGGCCGCTGCCGTCGGCATCATCGCAGGATTACGTGGTGGTCTCGTTGACAGCCTTCTTATGTCTTATGTCGATATTCAGCTTTCTATTCCTGCAATTATCCTGTACTTTCTTGGCTATGCGTACTGGAACCCGTCGTTGCTTTTACTACTAGCCACCTTCGGCCTACTCAGCTGGGGCGGAATCGCTCGCCTTGTTCGAAGCGAAGTCCTCCAACGACGTGAGGACGGCCACGTCCTTGTCGCCCGAAGCCTCGGTGCTTCCCGACTCTATATCGCAAAACGACACATCCTTCCGAATGTCACCAACACACTTGTTCCCGCGATCTTTCATCTTTTTGCTATGCTTGTCCTTATCGAAGCGGGGATCGCCTTCCTCGGTTTTCATGACCTGGAACTCTACTCATGGGGATCGACGATCAGCGAATCGATTAACGCCGCAGTTCCAGGCTACGTACAGAGCCGTGCGGACGAGCCCGCTTACATGATCTGGTGGGTGTCGACCCTCCCTGCCCTCGCGCTGACGATGACGGTGTTTTCGTTCAAACTGGTCGGAGACTGTCTCAGAGACGCACTCGATCCCCGGCAAAAAGGATAG
- a CDS encoding DUF58 domain-containing protein, whose protein sequence is MVTRRTTFWNGALIAALLTSGLGVFLGEPALLLLSIPGVVFALYSHLTAIPDSTLAIERTISETDPAHNQNIEVTVTLRNSGDQPLSHVSIVDGVPPMLAVQGGSARHAAALGPGDDTTFPYTVLAKHGVHRFRPATVILRDMSGSIAVETTVSTDTELACRSPIQAVSFGQAMHHRAGATLTTGGGNGTEFSKVRSYQLGDPPNRIDWNRYARDSELTTISFREDQSQATILCLDARESCYRSSGTGEPHAVFYERTAARELLDAFSDVNKPIGITTFGSNHCWLAPDTGPHHIATVQQTLEDPTILPLEPPDKRTADESVGEQVRLLQTRIGRDTGVIILSPVLDMFPIETARLLQADGHSVTVVSPNVTTAQSTGAAVAQLQRMNRLAALRRADIRTVDWKPEESLDTAISTEVRQ, encoded by the coding sequence ATGGTGACCCGACGAACGACATTCTGGAATGGCGCTCTTATCGCCGCACTGCTTACGAGTGGACTCGGCGTTTTTTTGGGAGAACCAGCATTGTTGCTCCTGTCGATTCCTGGTGTAGTTTTTGCTCTCTATTCACATCTTACAGCGATCCCGGATTCAACACTTGCCATTGAACGAACTATCTCCGAGACCGATCCAGCACATAATCAGAATATCGAGGTCACTGTTACACTCCGAAATAGTGGCGATCAGCCCCTTTCTCATGTCTCTATCGTTGACGGAGTGCCTCCAATGCTTGCAGTCCAAGGTGGATCAGCGCGTCATGCAGCAGCACTCGGACCCGGTGATGATACGACGTTCCCGTATACAGTTCTCGCAAAACACGGTGTTCATCGGTTCAGACCGGCAACTGTCATTCTGAGAGATATGAGTGGCAGTATTGCGGTCGAAACGACCGTCTCAACAGACACTGAACTCGCCTGTCGCTCACCCATCCAAGCAGTTTCGTTTGGGCAGGCAATGCATCACCGTGCAGGAGCAACTCTCACGACTGGAGGCGGAAACGGAACAGAATTCTCGAAAGTACGATCCTATCAGCTTGGAGATCCACCGAACAGAATTGACTGGAACCGGTATGCTCGAGACAGTGAGTTAACAACCATTAGTTTCCGTGAAGATCAATCCCAAGCAACGATCCTCTGTCTCGACGCACGAGAGAGCTGCTATCGATCGTCCGGAACCGGTGAACCACATGCCGTCTTCTATGAGCGTACTGCGGCACGTGAATTGCTAGATGCATTTTCAGACGTAAATAAGCCGATAGGAATCACGACGTTTGGGTCCAATCACTGTTGGCTCGCTCCAGATACCGGACCTCATCACATTGCAACCGTGCAACAGACTCTTGAGGACCCCACTATCCTCCCGCTTGAACCACCAGACAAACGCACTGCTGACGAGAGTGTTGGTGAACAGGTTCGTCTGCTCCAAACACGAATTGGACGGGATACGGGAGTAATCATTCTCTCACCGGTACTCGATATGTTTCCGATCGAAACAGCTCGCCTCCTCCAAGCAGACGGCCACTCAGTGACAGTGGTATCACCGAATGTGACGACAGCACAATCAACGGGGGCTGCAGTTGCGCAACTTCAACGGATGAATCGTCTCGCTGCTCTTAGGCGGGCAGATATCAGAACTGTTGACTGGAAGCCAGAAGAATCACTCGATACGGCGATCTCTACCGAAGTAAGACAATGA
- a CDS encoding ABC transporter permease encodes MNFLRMIVKRIGLGLITVWAVLTTVFALFTLTEDWAFRGVEASLRFSGGSEEEIELAQRQYLAERGLDRPITEQYVEWMERMLTLNWGESFMTGEPALTLVISAVSRTAMYVLPALLIGIAFGTLVGLYAGLNPDGRLANWGLGSVYLLFALPNFWLGGLLFSTVRGGESPMSYSPLLFEHVLPIALVTTTLIGGYASYSRAHSLEYASADFVALVKAKGAGRFRIACHVVRNAAIPLFSMLFTEAFALLILAVFVIETLFGIEGFGLLLMNAAHGQDIPVLLGGTVVIIGLGVLGNIVQDLSYSLLDPRVDMERR; translated from the coding sequence ATGAACTTCCTTCGGATGATTGTAAAACGAATTGGCCTCGGACTCATCACGGTGTGGGCGGTGCTGACAACGGTGTTCGCTCTCTTTACATTGACCGAGGATTGGGCGTTTCGTGGTGTGGAAGCCTCACTTAGGTTTAGCGGCGGGAGCGAGGAGGAAATCGAACTCGCCCAGCGACAATATCTCGCGGAACGTGGCCTCGACCGTCCAATCACGGAACAGTATGTTGAGTGGATGGAAAGAATGCTCACGCTTAATTGGGGCGAGTCGTTTATGACTGGTGAGCCAGCACTAACGTTGGTGATAAGTGCCGTCTCTCGGACGGCAATGTATGTTCTCCCGGCACTTCTGATTGGGATTGCTTTCGGAACTTTGGTCGGTCTCTACGCAGGGCTGAATCCTGACGGTCGCCTCGCAAACTGGGGTCTTGGTTCTGTTTATCTCCTGTTCGCGCTGCCGAATTTCTGGCTTGGTGGGCTCCTGTTCTCGACAGTGCGGGGTGGCGAGTCGCCAATGAGCTACTCACCGTTGCTATTCGAACATGTTCTCCCAATCGCGCTGGTCACGACAACGCTGATCGGTGGCTATGCGAGCTACTCGCGAGCACATTCGCTTGAATATGCCTCGGCCGATTTTGTTGCGCTGGTGAAAGCAAAGGGAGCGGGTCGGTTTCGGATCGCGTGCCACGTTGTCCGCAACGCGGCGATTCCACTCTTCTCAATGCTGTTCACTGAAGCATTCGCATTACTCATTCTCGCAGTGTTTGTAATCGAAACGCTATTCGGAATTGAAGGATTCGGGCTGTTATTGATGAACGCTGCTCACGGACAGGATATTCCGGTTCTACTCGGTGGGACTGTTGTGATTATTGGCCTTGGAGTCCTTGGAAATATCGTTCAGGACCTTTCGTATAGCCTGCTTGATCCACGAGTCGATATGGAGAGGCGATAA
- a CDS encoding SHOCT domain-containing protein, which produces MSSLLRSDDHWFTLAIATLIVIGLYVGFSVPWYWALVAGMLVSGVMELAIKEVPPDSDAYDSSQYYLWDKGFGDSQSASKKTSTDSADSLEVLRSRYARGELTDGQFEQKVEKLLETESLDDPREWDKAREY; this is translated from the coding sequence ATGTCCTCACTGCTGAGGTCTGATGATCATTGGTTCACTCTCGCTATTGCAACTCTCATCGTTATCGGATTGTATGTGGGATTCTCGGTTCCGTGGTACTGGGCATTGGTTGCAGGAATGCTCGTCTCTGGGGTGATGGAACTCGCGATCAAAGAGGTTCCACCGGATTCAGACGCGTATGATTCGAGTCAGTATTACCTCTGGGACAAAGGGTTTGGAGACTCCCAGAGTGCTTCGAAAAAGACATCCACTGATTCAGCTGACTCCCTTGAAGTTCTTCGGAGTCGATACGCCCGCGGAGAACTTACTGATGGACAGTTTGAGCAGAAAGTAGAGAAGTTGTTGGAAACCGAGTCGTTAGATGATCCCAGAGAATGGGACAAAGCACGAGAATACTAA
- a CDS encoding toxin-antitoxin system TumE family protein gives MTGDEATLILSESIDFPETRRIARMKVWSVPESDAYPDGIKYRLHYGTVEGETILRYDNSHGDTKGHERHTADGVDPSYEYPGDYKTVLDRFQTEVENHERND, from the coding sequence ATGACCGGGGATGAGGCCACACTCATACTCAGCGAATCAATCGACTTCCCCGAGACCCGGCGTATCGCACGGATGAAGGTGTGGTCTGTCCCTGAGTCAGACGCCTATCCAGATGGCATCAAATACCGGTTGCACTACGGGACGGTTGAGGGAGAGACCATCCTCCGATACGACAATTCACACGGCGATACGAAAGGCCACGAACGCCACACGGCCGATGGGGTAGATCCCTCCTACGAATACCCAGGCGACTACAAAACCGTCTTAGACCGGTTCCAAACAGAGGTCGAAAATCATGAACGCAACGACTAA
- a CDS encoding DUF7269 family protein, with product MSRWLLLTVGILSLCGALIVLFIPSADVILSWPWDNETVLIAFFTVVIVIAGTLGPLILLDDPTHRDQSEPTPEQVPLTPVPGYELENILDGRWLVLFPLVPSTRERIHSQLRKVAIQTIVRTTDCSVESAHEKIEQGTWSDDQIATAFIRTGPVSGVRGVRSLVDYVLFSYRAQRTAHVILHRSEQEEISQW from the coding sequence ATGTCGCGGTGGCTGTTGCTAACTGTTGGTATTCTCTCGCTCTGTGGTGCACTAATCGTCCTCTTTATCCCGTCCGCTGATGTCATACTCTCCTGGCCGTGGGATAATGAAACAGTATTGATTGCCTTCTTTACGGTGGTTATTGTGATCGCTGGCACACTTGGGCCACTTATTCTATTGGACGATCCCACCCATCGAGACCAGAGTGAACCGACACCAGAGCAGGTCCCGTTAACCCCAGTACCAGGATATGAGCTCGAAAATATACTAGACGGTCGATGGTTAGTGTTATTTCCACTAGTACCATCTACTCGTGAGCGTATTCATTCCCAACTGCGAAAAGTGGCGATACAAACAATTGTTCGGACGACAGACTGTTCGGTAGAATCCGCTCATGAAAAAATCGAACAGGGAACATGGAGTGATGATCAGATCGCCACGGCATTCATTCGCACCGGGCCAGTTTCGGGGGTTCGAGGGGTTCGATCGCTTGTAGACTACGTACTCTTTTCGTATCGAGCTCAACGAACGGCACACGTGATTCTTCATCGCTCCGAACAGGAGGAAATATCCCAATGGTGA
- a CDS encoding DUF7519 family protein has product MSSLPGNPRNQLPTTVSSSTAFVILVGACLAGSTGPIQTVPLLLEAVGLTLFIGGVLLRRRSHRIIGRILTGVGFVGAVLALSGFVVLAPPLPILLVCLSCGIGLLVVTLGVFSVKARLARWLASVGIALIFGGILGATIVDTPPFWRLAVAVGGVFLSWDVANQAIRLGEQVGTTAETISAETNRITTSTVVAVISVIVTIAISQIPVTSDSIVGLALLLVAILLFILALSHVPQAPDPPEDT; this is encoded by the coding sequence ATGAGTTCTCTTCCAGGCAATCCGAGGAACCAGCTACCGACAACAGTGAGTTCAAGTACTGCTTTTGTTATACTAGTTGGTGCGTGTTTAGCGGGTTCGACGGGACCGATTCAGACCGTGCCACTCCTGTTAGAAGCAGTAGGTCTCACACTGTTCATTGGTGGGGTACTCCTCCGTCGACGTAGCCACAGAATTATTGGACGGATTCTCACTGGAGTAGGATTCGTAGGCGCTGTTTTAGCACTGAGTGGTTTTGTAGTCCTTGCTCCACCCTTACCGATTTTACTCGTCTGTCTTTCGTGTGGAATTGGGCTGTTGGTAGTGACTCTTGGGGTGTTTTCAGTTAAGGCTCGGTTAGCACGCTGGCTTGCAAGTGTTGGAATTGCGTTAATATTTGGTGGCATACTAGGAGCTACTATCGTTGATACACCACCGTTCTGGCGGTTAGCAGTAGCGGTGGGAGGAGTGTTTCTATCTTGGGATGTAGCGAACCAAGCAATCAGACTCGGTGAGCAGGTTGGGACAACGGCTGAAACGATCTCTGCCGAAACAAACAGAATCACAACAAGTACTGTGGTCGCCGTTATTTCCGTTATAGTTACAATAGCAATTTCCCAGATTCCAGTTACTAGTGATTCGATTGTTGGATTAGCATTACTGCTGGTCGCAATTCTACTGTTTATCCTTGCGCTCTCTCACGTTCCACAAGCACCGGACCCTCCTGAGGACACATAA
- a CDS encoding HVO_A0114 family putative DNA-binding protein — MNATTNHDSTSMHRTLTVRVASPSDTFEKVAEKFEALDRGEDIDPLYEITFQREEDLQRLLSANNIQLLRSIARESPESIRALARVVGRDIRQVHDNLQELETYGLVELKDGGRSRQPSVWYDNIEIEVPIAP; from the coding sequence ATGAACGCAACGACTAACCACGACAGTACCTCCATGCACCGAACGCTAACCGTTCGTGTTGCCTCGCCGAGCGACACCTTCGAGAAGGTCGCCGAGAAATTCGAGGCACTTGACCGAGGCGAAGATATTGATCCGCTGTACGAGATCACGTTTCAACGAGAGGAGGATTTACAGCGACTTCTCTCGGCGAATAACATCCAGTTACTTCGATCAATCGCCCGTGAATCGCCCGAAAGCATTCGGGCGCTTGCCCGTGTGGTAGGGCGAGATATTCGACAGGTTCACGACAACCTCCAGGAACTGGAAACCTACGGCCTCGTCGAGCTCAAGGACGGGGGGCGTTCACGGCAGCCCTCGGTCTGGTATGATAATATTGAGATTGAGGTACCTATCGCTCCGTAA
- a CDS encoding multidrug transporter: MVAKYQDQSSVITAFAILIAIIAIVGTQFFGWEWGSGQLIPTIIGVVVAGIAVVVGARRVMD; encoded by the coding sequence ATGGTCGCTAAGTATCAAGACCAGTCATCTGTGATTACTGCATTCGCCATCCTCATAGCCATCATCGCTATTGTGGGAACGCAGTTCTTCGGATGGGAGTGGGGATCTGGACAGCTCATTCCAACAATCATCGGTGTCGTCGTTGCCGGAATTGCTGTAGTTGTTGGTGCCAGAAGAGTAATGGACTGA
- a CDS encoding ABC transporter ATP-binding protein produces MTAEISFTTQATHMKNDHLLSVKDLRTYIRGEQKTIHAVDGVSFVVKPGETVCLVGESGSGKSVTCASLTGIIPQPPAEIVDGSIIFNGESLLDADEAALRQIRGNRIAHVFQNPQTALDPVYTVGEQVVEAMTIHRDIPAQAARRRTVELFKRVGIPRASATVDSYPHEFSSGQRQRIAIAIALAANPDLLIADEPTTAVDVTVQARLIELLRELTDGGMSLLCVTHDLRVVSALADRVLVMFGGTIVERGPTKELFTQPSHPYTQALFESYSGLSRRSNRSTRTKIPTNGCRFRAECSHAIEECAKDEQPPFYTVAGCQDHCTSCVHYGSEGDPGPIIANAHEAQPKGGTDD; encoded by the coding sequence ATGACGGCCGAAATTTCATTCACGACGCAAGCTACACACATGAAAAATGATCACCTACTCTCAGTCAAGGACCTCCGGACCTACATCCGGGGTGAGCAGAAAACAATTCATGCTGTTGATGGGGTGAGCTTTGTCGTTAAGCCTGGTGAGACGGTTTGTCTCGTCGGCGAATCTGGCAGTGGTAAAAGCGTTACCTGTGCTTCACTCACCGGAATTATCCCCCAACCACCTGCAGAAATTGTCGACGGATCGATCATTTTTAACGGCGAGTCACTTCTCGATGCAGACGAAGCAGCCCTCCGCCAGATTCGGGGTAACCGTATTGCACATGTCTTTCAGAACCCACAGACAGCGCTTGATCCGGTTTACACAGTCGGTGAACAAGTGGTTGAGGCGATGACTATTCATCGAGACATCCCCGCACAAGCCGCACGCAGACGGACCGTCGAACTTTTCAAACGGGTTGGAATCCCGCGCGCGAGTGCTACAGTCGACAGCTACCCCCACGAGTTTTCTAGCGGCCAGCGCCAGCGCATTGCGATTGCGATAGCACTCGCGGCCAATCCTGATCTCCTCATCGCTGATGAGCCGACGACCGCTGTCGATGTGACCGTCCAAGCCCGATTGATCGAACTGCTGAGAGAATTAACCGACGGTGGAATGTCGCTACTGTGTGTCACCCATGATCTACGCGTTGTTTCCGCACTCGCCGATAGAGTGTTGGTAATGTTCGGCGGGACAATCGTCGAACGCGGACCCACTAAAGAACTGTTTACGCAGCCGTCGCATCCCTATACGCAAGCTTTGTTCGAGAGCTATAGCGGACTTTCTCGACGCTCAAACCGTTCCACACGCACCAAAATTCCAACGAACGGCTGCCGTTTCCGTGCTGAGTGTTCACATGCAATTGAGGAATGCGCGAAAGACGAGCAGCCCCCTTTCTATACGGTTGCCGGCTGCCAGGATCATTGTACATCGTGTGTGCACTACGGATCAGAAGGGGATCCAGGACCGATCATTGCCAATGCACACGAGGCTCAGCCTAAAGGAGGAACTGATGACTGA